ATTTGGTAAAACATCACGACGGTTGACTTACGGTGAGCACTTGTCCTGTCTCTTGTCTGACGAGTTATGTATTAGATTTGACCTTATTCCAAGATTTTCCGACGACTACTAAGCGTATACTATTACGTATACTATTGAGATCTTAATTTCTATACATCCCTTGTGACCAATAATAACGGAAAATCATATGACAAGCCAAATAAAAAGACTGTCGAAGGGAAAACATGCGTTGTTTTTATTAGCTACTGAACAGTCTACATAACACCGCAAGAAATACAGGATAACTAAACATTCACTTGTTcccatttatttaaaaatcgtaTTCGTTTCGAAAAATGCCGAAAAGGATTACGAATAGTTGCCATTATCCTGATTGTTTTTCAGAGATTTTCTGCGGTGTTGAAACTGACTTTTCTGTCGAGAGTTTCGAGACCGATCGGGCCCAGCAGCCGGAGCAAAATCTTCTGTAACGTAGGAATCCGGATAATAAGCGCGTGAATTTGAATCGTACACAGTCCGCTGCTGATTCTTAACTTTTCTCTTCGGAGATTTTGTGGTCGGCTTCGATTGCTGTCGGGTGCTAGTTTGCGGATTAGGTTGGTATATTTGTGGTAGAATCGGCAGGCCGACTGAGTCAAGCAGAGATTTTAGGGGAGATACAGCTTGGGATAAAACTTTGAAACCTGAATTGTATATGTCCAACTGCTGAGACGATACGGAATCCGATGCTATCGATAGTGCAGCAAGCGCAAGAAAGGCCCACGCTATGGTCATTTCGGATGTTGTACTTTTTGCGGATGAAATTACTTGGAGACTTTATTTGTACTACATTAATTAGGATAGGTAACAAAGGTAGCGGCTGATGTTCACTAGcagaaatttcgacaaatgaaaattctgtAAAAGACGACAACATTTATGTAATATCAGCAGATAGCCCCAGGTGTAACGATGATGCCACGATTGCTTTTCAATTGaacataaaaattcaaagaacTTTGGCGACAAGCGCACAAGAGGCGCCTGTATAACCTCTTGTGGCTTGCCATTACACTGAATTACACACGGGCAAATggaaaagtgaaagagagaTTTAGAATCTAAATCCCAATGCGGTTACCAGATAAAATGGTAGAACAAAAGTCAAAGGTACTATACCTTTGGGCCCTTTGGGAACATCATTTTcgaacgttttctttttagaaaatttcagAACGAGGAGTGAGAGAAAATCTGTCACCAACCAAACTacgcaatttcaaaaataacttaaaaaatgagaTACACCAACAATTCTTTATTATAGTCGAATAGCATTTTGTTTAACTATATGCTAAATTAGTTTTACAATTAAGTACGGGAGAAATCTGGCAGTCTTGTCggatgttctttttttctttgtttgtacGTTCTTCAATCGTGGACAAATTCCAAGTACAAGCCATTCTTCAGCAGCGGACGGAGTATAAAGAGCTTGATCGCTATTCGCTTCGTTATCATTCTGTTAACTGCTGTTGTAAGTGAATTCATTTCTAgccatttcagaaaaaattattgcccATCATTACATTTTACGAGCAATTCGTGTCTGGTaggatgatgaaaaagatatgcattatgtttttattcactGTGGTGTCGGTAATAGCGGACACGGACGAATTGGAGAATCCCGGTAACTCATATATGTTGGACAAATTAGAGTGTTATATATTTGAATATCGCTGTTTGAAGTTAAtacatatttatttcttacagTGCCAGAGACGAATGCCGAAGCGACTCAACTGGCCGACAATGGGAAAAATCCTGGCCCAAAACAGACTGAATGGAAAACCACCCGTGACGGTATTAAATGGCTCCCGGACTGCGACTTCCCTGGCTACGACATTAAATACGAATACATCGGAGGTCGGTGTTCCCACTGTAAGTGTAGCGATATCTGCACGGATACCAGCGGATGTAACGCCTTCAGCTGGATGGACGGATGGTGTTACCTGAAGAATTTACCTGCAGCAGCACTAAAGAGATCCCCTTCCACTTCCAGTGGAGGCGGTTGCGGTTGCGGTTTTCTCCCCTGGGAATTTGAATAATTGTTATgtcagtaaaaacaaaaaaattatgttgagAAGTGATCCAAGTTGACCTTAACTCATAAATACACTCTTACCAACAAAAGTTTGTATTTAAGCATTTTGTTGATAAAAAgagtttcaaagaaaaagacatttgCTGTTAAAATCAGTAAAATGCTTATCAAATTGCCTTCCATACGTTTGCATTTCGTAGTTATAGTTTCGTAAAGCGGATGTTTTTCTCAACTTAAATCTTAGCGATTCTCCTCCGCTTAGCAGctcctttgtttctttttacgtCCAACAATCGTTGATAAATTCTGCAACATCTGACGGTATAAATTGAcagacaatttcaatttttacgaTCACTTTCTCCTTGTATAGGTGAACCGCCATTTGTCCTTCATTTCAGTTTTATTCGTGGAGAAGGTGAACCTCAGAgttaggtaaaaaaaattattaaaaatttcttattttattttgtaaaaatcaatttaaaaagtagGACGATGCAAAACATTGGTCTGACATGCATTTGCTTTGTGTTGGTGGCGCTTTCGATGAATTTTCGTGCGGTCGACGGAGTTCCGCTCGGTAATAAACAATGGACCGAATGGAACACCATAGGCGGCGGCGTCAAATGGCTGGCGAATTGCGACTTTCCCGGTTTCGATATTCGATTCGAACACATTCCCGTCGAATTGTGCGCTAAAACCTGCATAGACTCGAGTGGATGTAACGCCTTTAGTTGGATTGACGGCTGGTGTTACTTGAAGAACATTCCGGCAACATCACTCCGGCGAGTCCCATCACCAAGAGGCAGTTGCGGTTTTCTACCCTGGGAATTTTCCACTTCCGGTTTCATCTCCTAATTCAAAATTGTatacattatttttaattctatccCTAATCTCCGTGAGTAGTGATTTTTTCGGATTTGTGTGTCATCTGtcccaattaaatttttaaaatccttcTTTTACTTTCTGAGTGATATTAGATatttcaaatacaaattttgttaCATACAAATTACCACCGTATTTATTCTCACATTTCGACAACATAGGACCCAGGTGGAGGTTATGTTTTAATGAATTATTATATTGTAATTAATCGTCCCAATCGTCATCTTCATCTGGGTCCTGGCCGCTTTCATCACTGTCGGAATGGATGACACGACATCTTTCCTCCAAGGCCCTGGCCAAGGCACCGGCCATACCTTCCATGACATCGTCGCTGACGGCAACAACAGAAGCCTTTTTCTCCACGGGTTTCAGTTCCTTTCCTGCTCTTATTTGACCCAACAAATCGTTGCGTGAATCGAAGGCTGGCACTTTGGCGCCACTCTTCATCGATTGATCGGCATCACTCGGCACCGATTTGAGTTTGTGTCCCTCTTTAATGGCGTCCATCAGGGCGCCACGGACATCGGGTTGAGCTGGAGTGGGTGGGAGTGACGGAGACGAAACAACAAATGAAGGAACAGGAGGAGCAGGAGGTCCAC
The window above is part of the Daphnia pulex isolate KAP4 chromosome 3, ASM2113471v1 genome. Proteins encoded here:
- the LOC124190421 gene encoding uncharacterized protein LOC124190421, encoding MMKKICIMFLFTVVSVIADTDELENPVPETNAEATQLADNGKNPGPKQTEWKTTRDGIKWLPDCDFPGYDIKYEYIGGRCSHCKCSDICTDTSGCNAFSWMDGWCYLKNLPAAALKRSPSTSSGGGCGCGFLPWEFE